TGAATAAAAGCGTGCTATGTTTGAAATCGTTTATTTTCAAGGATGGTCACTTTCAGATTGGTCGTTTCAGCTACTTTTTTCGTGTTCTCCACCAGTTTAAGGATATCGAGGCAGCACTGCTTTGCGCCTTTTACTAATAACGGGATGCCAATGCTGTCTATTTTCAGTTCACGTGAAAAGAAGCCTCCCATCGTCATGGAAAAAGGAACGGTCGGTGATGTGTTGGAGAAAATGATTTTTTCATCCTGGTCAAAGCGATCCAACAGCAATAAGCTCAGATCCTTCAGACCATGGATCAAATGCTTATCCCGCCTCCTGCCGATGGTATACACCGGGTTATCCAGCTCATCCATCCCATGAAAAAAAATCTTTCCTGCATCTGTAGGAGCCAGTGCATTAAAATAATCCGTCTGTAAGATTTCTTCTTTCGTAAGCTCCCGATTCTCAGGCAATTTTTTTAAATGGTAGGCTGCTGCCAGTGCAGTCGTATGTGTGCCGCCAAAATCATTGTAGATATATATCACATGATCATCCCTTTATGCAGTATCTAAAGGATATGATTCCCAATCTTTTGGCGGTCATTCATATTAATGCTTTTTTATCACTGCCGGCTCAGGCAGAAAAGACCTTCTTATCCACAGTATACCGGTCCAGTACATCCCGATTGATAGCATATCCGATTCCGGGGCCGGAAACCGCTAGAACAATCCCATTTTCCACTGTGACTTCCGGTGAAATAATGTCCTCTTTCCAATAATGCCTGGATGGGCCCGTATCTCCCGGGATGGTAAATTGACTGAGCGATGTCAGCGCAATATTATGGGCCCTTCCCACACCTGCTTCAAGCATCCCCCCGCACCAGACAGGGATTCCATGCTCCTTGCATAGATCGTGGATTTTCTTAGCCTCGGATAATCCGCCTACCCTGCCAATCTTGATATTGATAATCTTGCAGCTTCCGAGTTCAATGGCTTCCTTTGCATCTTTAAAGGAGCAGATGCTTTCATCAAGGCAGATAGGCGTTTTCAGCTGCTTCTGCAGGAGGCTGTGTTCCAGGATATCATCCGACTGCAGCGGCTGCTCGATCATCATCAGGTTAAATTCCTCCAGCTGTTTAAGTACGCCGATATCCTCCAGCGTGTAGGCAGAGTTGGCATCGGCCATCAATGGAATATCGGGATACACCTTCCGCACCTCCCGGATCACTTCAACATCTTTTCCAGGTTTGATTTTCAACTTTATTTTACGGAGGCCGTTTGAAATTTTCCCCTCGATTACTTTCAATAATTCTTCGACAGAATCATGGATGCCGATGCTGACTCCCACTTCAATCTGTTTTTGTTCATCGCCGCCCAATGCCTGCTTCAACGAAATCTGATTGTTCTTCGCATATAAATCCCAAATGGCTGTTTCTAAAGTAGACTTCGCCATCCGGTTCCGGCGGATCGGAGCGAACAATTCGTTCGCTTCATCAGGGTGGTGAAATGTTTTGCCTAAAATAGCAGGGATCAAATAGTTTTCAAGCATCAGCTGATTGGTTTCGGTTGTTTCTTCGTTATAAAATGGACCTGTCATGGCCACAGATTCTCCCCAGCCGCTGTTTCCATTCTCATCAATGACTTCCACCAAACAGAAATCCTTTCCCGTTTCAGTCCCGAAGCTTGTCGTAAACGGTTGATTCAATGTCATATTCAGCCTTCGGAGTACGACTTCTTTTGGATGGATGGTTTGACTATTCATTCCCATTCCCATTCCCTTTCATCTCCTCTTTTTGCAAAGTTTTGAGCACCGCTTTTGACAAGATATCCATTCCATAGAACATGGCTTCTTTTCTGAACGTCATATGCGGATGGTGTAGCCCAGGCTCCAAATCACAACCCAATCCGAGCATGGTCGCTTTAAGATGCGGCCTTTTCATCGGGTAGAAGTGAAAATCCTCGCTGCCTGTCGTTACAAGGGCACCGTCATGATTTTCTTTGCCAAGCACCTTGCAAATCGCCTCTGCCATCAATTCTTGTGCTTCTGTATTCATCGTTGCAGCAGCAAGGTTGGATGGAATAACAAGGTCGATCTCCACTTTGTAGAAGTTCCCAACGGATTCAGCAGCAGCCTTTACATGTTCCATTAGGGACGTCATGACTTCATTCGACTGAGAGCGCATATCCAGGGTGAATTCTGCCTGACCCGGGATGATATTATGGCTTTCCCCTCCAGCATGAAGTTTGGTCATCTTGACCGAGTGAGGAATCATGGGATCGATATGTATATGAGAAAGTTCATTCAACAGCGTTGAGGCCACTTCGATGGAATTGGTGCCAAGATGAGGCCGCGCTGCATGGGCATCCTCTCCTTTGATGGTCCCGCGGATGGACTGGCTTGCTCCATGCAAAATGGCAGAAGCCGCATGGCCAAATTTGGTCTCCTGTATCGGCCGAACATGAACCCCATACAAATAGTCCACATCATCGACGATTCCCTTTTCAATCATTTTCAACGCACCTGTGCCTTTTTCTTCTGAAGGCTGAAAAATGAAGCGGATGGTC
This region of Falsibacillus pallidus genomic DNA includes:
- the menC gene encoding o-succinylbenzoate synthase, which codes for MGMGMNSQTIHPKEVVLRRLNMTLNQPFTTSFGTETGKDFCLVEVIDENGNSGWGESVAMTGPFYNEETTETNQLMLENYLIPAILGKTFHHPDEANELFAPIRRNRMAKSTLETAIWDLYAKNNQISLKQALGGDEQKQIEVGVSIGIHDSVEELLKVIEGKISNGLRKIKLKIKPGKDVEVIREVRKVYPDIPLMADANSAYTLEDIGVLKQLEEFNLMMIEQPLQSDDILEHSLLQKQLKTPICLDESICSFKDAKEAIELGSCKIINIKIGRVGGLSEAKKIHDLCKEHGIPVWCGGMLEAGVGRAHNIALTSLSQFTIPGDTGPSRHYWKEDIISPEVTVENGIVLAVSGPGIGYAINRDVLDRYTVDKKVFSA
- a CDS encoding DUF3189 family protein; this encodes MIYIYNDFGGTHTTALAAAYHLKKLPENRELTKEEILQTDYFNALAPTDAGKIFFHGMDELDNPVYTIGRRRDKHLIHGLKDLSLLLLDRFDQDEKIIFSNTSPTVPFSMTMGGFFSRELKIDSIGIPLLVKGAKQCCLDILKLVENTKKVAETTNLKVTILENKRFQT
- a CDS encoding M20 peptidase aminoacylase family protein translates to MKPLDANQKEELLKIFNHLHENPEISWKEYKTTAYIKEILEEHGCRTKTFDDCPGVVGEIGEGKPVVALRADMDALWQEVDGEFRANHSCGHDSHMTMAIGAMKILNQQEQLPKGTIRFIFQPSEEKGTGALKMIEKGIVDDVDYLYGVHVRPIQETKFGHAASAILHGASQSIRGTIKGEDAHAARPHLGTNSIEVASTLLNELSHIHIDPMIPHSVKMTKLHAGGESHNIIPGQAEFTLDMRSQSNEVMTSLMEHVKAAAESVGNFYKVEIDLVIPSNLAAATMNTEAQELMAEAICKVLGKENHDGALVTTGSEDFHFYPMKRPHLKATMLGLGCDLEPGLHHPHMTFRKEAMFYGMDILSKAVLKTLQKEEMKGNGNGNE